The following coding sequences lie in one Metallumcola ferriviriculae genomic window:
- the rpsL gene encoding 30S ribosomal protein S12, translated as MPTINQLVRKGRKSIKKKSTSPALKNSPQKRGVCTRVYTTTPKKPNSALRKITRVRLTNGIEVTAYIPGIGHNLQEHSVVLVRGGRVKDIPGVRYHIVRGALDTAGVEDRKQGRSKYGAKRPKK; from the coding sequence ATGCCAACTATTAACCAATTGGTGAGAAAAGGCAGGAAGTCGATTAAAAAGAAATCTACCTCACCGGCGTTAAAAAACAGCCCGCAAAAACGGGGGGTTTGCACTAGAGTGTATACAACTACTCCTAAGAAACCCAACTCTGCCTTGAGAAAAATTACTCGGGTCAGGCTAACTAACGGGATAGAGGTTACTGCATATATCCCTGGCATTGGTCATAACCTGCAAGAACACTCAGTTGTACTGGTTAGAGGCGGCAGGGTGAAAGACATTCCCGGTGTGAGGTATCACATCGTGCGTGGTGCTTTAGACACCGCGGGTGTTGAGGATAGAAAGCAAGGACGTTCTAAATATGGAGCGAAAAGACCTAAGAAGTAA
- the rplB gene encoding 50S ribosomal protein L2, translated as MAIKKFKPTSPGRRQMTVSTFEEVTKKEPEKSLVEPVKKTGGRNAQGRLTVRHRGGGHKRLYRVIDFKRNKDIIPAKIAAVEYDPNRSANIALLHYADGEKSYILAPNGLGVGDMVESGEGADIKVGNALPLKNIPVGTIIHNIELQPGKGGQLCRSAGTSAQLMAKEGKHCHLRLPSGEVRLVLQDGRATIGQVGNIDHENITIGKAGRSRWKGIRPTVRGVVMNPVDHPHGGGEGRSPVGRNPVTPWGKPALGAKTRKKNKPSNRLIVKRRKG; from the coding sequence ATGGCGATTAAAAAGTTTAAGCCCACCTCACCGGGCCGCCGCCAAATGACGGTTTCTACATTCGAAGAGGTTACTAAAAAGGAACCGGAAAAATCATTGGTGGAGCCGGTCAAAAAGACCGGTGGCCGCAACGCGCAAGGTCGTCTGACCGTTCGTCACCGTGGCGGCGGGCATAAACGTTTATACAGAGTGATTGATTTCAAGAGAAATAAAGATATAATTCCGGCAAAAATTGCCGCAGTTGAATATGATCCCAATCGGTCCGCTAATATTGCCTTACTGCATTATGCGGACGGGGAAAAGAGCTACATTCTAGCCCCTAACGGTTTGGGCGTGGGTGACATGGTTGAATCCGGTGAAGGTGCGGACATTAAGGTTGGTAATGCACTGCCGCTGAAGAACATTCCTGTGGGTACAATTATTCATAATATCGAACTACAACCGGGTAAGGGCGGACAGCTTTGTCGTTCTGCCGGGACATCTGCGCAGTTGATGGCGAAAGAGGGAAAACACTGTCATCTTCGTCTTCCTTCTGGGGAGGTTAGATTGGTGCTGCAGGACGGCAGAGCTACCATCGGACAGGTGGGCAACATCGACCATGAGAACATTACTATCGGTAAAGCAGGGCGTTCACGGTGGAAGGGTATTCGGCCCACTGTTCGTGGTGTGGTAATGAACCCTGTGGACCACCCCCACGGCGGTGGTGAAGGTCGTTCACCTGTCGGTCGAAATCCTGTTACTCCTTGGGGCAAACCGGCTCTGGGTGCAAAGACCCGGAAGAAAAATAAGCCTTCTAACCGGTTGATTGTGAAACGGCGTAAGGGTTAA
- the rplW gene encoding 50S ribosomal protein L23, with amino-acid sequence MRRPHEILVRPVISERTVELMEDNKYTFIVAKKANKSEIKKAVEEIFDVTVTRVNTLMVRGKNRRMGRFEGKTPDRKKAIVTLKPGDKIEVFEGL; translated from the coding sequence ATGCGTCGTCCCCATGAGATTCTGGTGCGTCCGGTAATTTCAGAACGCACTGTCGAGCTGATGGAAGATAACAAATACACATTTATTGTCGCTAAGAAAGCGAATAAAAGCGAGATTAAAAAGGCCGTTGAAGAGATCTTCGATGTTACCGTCACCCGGGTGAACACCTTGATGGTAAGAGGGAAAAACAGGCGGATGGGTCGTTTTGAAGGTAAGACTCCAGACCGAAAAAAGGCCATTGTTACTCTTAAACCCGGAGACAAAATCGAAGTGTTTGAAGGGCTATAG
- the rplD gene encoding 50S ribosomal protein L4 yields the protein MPKVALYNVRGEQVGDVELQDSVFGAPINEHVMHEAVVAHLANRRRGTHATKSRGEVRGGGKKPWRQKGTGRARVGTIRSPLWRGGAITFGPSPRDYSTSIPKKVRRLAIKSALSSKVLEGSLIVVDDLKFEKPRTKEMAGVLNALGIEEKALVISNGEGDNVRLSARNIASVKPLAPINLNAYDILNYNKVVITKDAVHKVEEVLG from the coding sequence ATGCCTAAAGTGGCTCTATATAATGTTCGGGGAGAGCAGGTAGGAGATGTAGAACTTCAAGACAGCGTCTTCGGTGCACCTATCAACGAGCATGTAATGCACGAAGCTGTAGTGGCTCATCTAGCTAACCGGCGTCGCGGTACTCACGCCACAAAAAGTCGTGGCGAAGTGAGGGGAGGCGGCAAAAAGCCTTGGCGTCAAAAAGGGACCGGTCGTGCGCGTGTTGGTACTATTCGTTCTCCGTTATGGCGCGGCGGTGCCATAACATTTGGCCCCAGTCCCCGGGATTACAGCACTAGTATTCCTAAAAAAGTACGGCGTCTGGCTATCAAGTCTGCATTATCGTCAAAGGTCTTGGAAGGCAGTTTGATAGTTGTGGATGATTTAAAATTTGAAAAGCCCAGGACTAAAGAGATGGCCGGTGTGCTTAATGCACTGGGCATAGAGGAAAAGGCTTTGGTGATTTCTAACGGTGAAGGAGACAATGTGAGATTGTCCGCCAGAAACATCGCCAGCGTCAAGCCTTTAGCCCCTATTAATCTTAATGCATACGACATCTTGAACTATAACAAGGTGGTCATTACTAAAGATGCGGTCCACAAAGTGGAGGAGGTGCTTGGTTAA
- the rpsJ gene encoding 30S ribosomal protein S10: protein MAKQKIRIRLKAFDHKALDQSSQKIVETAKRTGAEVSGPIPLPTEKNIYTILRSPHVNKDSREQFEMRTHKRLIDIVEPTPKTVDALMRLDLPAGVDIEIKL, encoded by the coding sequence ATGGCAAAGCAAAAAATTAGAATTCGTCTTAAGGCGTTTGATCATAAAGCATTGGATCAGTCTTCCCAGAAAATCGTGGAGACAGCTAAGCGTACGGGCGCAGAGGTGTCCGGTCCAATTCCTTTGCCTACAGAGAAAAATATCTATACTATCTTGCGTTCACCCCATGTAAACAAAGATTCTCGTGAGCAGTTTGAAATGCGGACCCATAAGCGCTTGATTGATATTGTCGAACCCACTCCGAAGACTGTCGATGCTCTCATGCGTTTGGACTTACCCGCCGGTGTGGACATCGAGATTAAGCTGTAA
- a CDS encoding ribosomal L7Ae/L30e/S12e/Gadd45 family protein translates to MPLETLRTAGNKTIGTKQTIKAVQKGLVQVVFVAEDADKQMVTSLTDLCHQNQVPVNRVPSMKELGEVCGIQVGAAAAAILK, encoded by the coding sequence ATGCCTTTAGAGACGCTGCGCACCGCCGGGAATAAAACCATTGGGACAAAACAAACAATAAAAGCGGTTCAAAAGGGCTTGGTGCAGGTGGTGTTTGTGGCTGAAGATGCGGATAAACAGATGGTGACTTCTTTGACGGATCTCTGTCATCAAAATCAGGTACCTGTAAACCGTGTACCCAGCATGAAAGAATTAGGTGAAGTTTGTGGTATTCAGGTAGGGGCCGCTGCTGCGGCTATATTAAAGTAG
- the tuf gene encoding elongation factor Tu: MAKQKFERTKPHVNVGTIGHVDHGKTTLTAAITFTLSKGGGAVATAYDQIDNAPEEKERGITISTAHVEYETDNRHYAHVDCPGHADYVKNMITGAAQMDGAILVVSAADGPMPQTREHILLARQVGVPYIVVFLNKADMVDDEELMELVEMEVRELLSEYEFPGDDIPIVSGSALKALECGCGEKDCEWCGKIHDLMAAVDEYIPTPVRDTDKPFLMPVEDVFSITGRGTVATGRVERGIVKVGDEIEIVGLQEATRKTIVTGVEMFRKLMDQAEAGDNIGTLLRGVDRKEIERGQVLAKPGSIKPHTKFSAEIYVLTKEEGGRHTPFFKGYRPQFYFRTTDVTGIVELPEGVEMVMPGDNIKMEIDLIIPIAIEEGLRFAIREGGRTVGAGVVSAISE, translated from the coding sequence ATGGCTAAGCAAAAGTTTGAGAGAACAAAACCGCACGTAAACGTAGGGACAATTGGTCACGTGGACCACGGCAAAACTACGCTGACAGCAGCGATTACTTTTACCCTGTCAAAGGGCGGCGGTGCCGTAGCTACGGCATATGACCAGATTGATAACGCCCCAGAGGAGAAAGAGCGTGGCATCACCATTTCCACAGCCCACGTAGAATATGAGACTGACAATCGGCACTATGCACACGTTGACTGCCCCGGCCACGCAGACTATGTGAAAAACATGATCACCGGAGCAGCTCAAATGGACGGAGCTATTTTGGTAGTAAGCGCAGCAGACGGTCCGATGCCCCAGACACGTGAGCACATTTTGTTGGCGCGTCAGGTAGGCGTACCTTATATCGTAGTATTCCTAAATAAAGCGGACATGGTAGATGACGAAGAATTAATGGAACTTGTAGAAATGGAAGTAAGAGAGCTTCTAAGTGAATATGAGTTCCCCGGTGACGACATTCCCATAGTATCCGGATCTGCACTAAAGGCATTGGAATGCGGCTGCGGTGAAAAAGACTGCGAATGGTGTGGTAAGATTCACGATCTGATGGCAGCAGTTGACGAATATATACCTACGCCAGTACGGGATACAGATAAGCCATTTCTGATGCCGGTAGAGGACGTATTCAGTATTACCGGCCGTGGCACAGTGGCAACCGGCAGAGTAGAGCGCGGTATTGTCAAAGTAGGCGACGAGATAGAAATCGTTGGTTTACAAGAAGCGACCAGAAAGACTATAGTAACCGGCGTAGAAATGTTCCGCAAGCTGATGGACCAGGCGGAAGCAGGAGACAATATTGGTACCCTGCTGAGAGGTGTGGACCGGAAAGAGATTGAGCGTGGTCAGGTATTGGCCAAGCCCGGTTCCATTAAGCCACACACCAAGTTTTCCGCAGAGATATATGTATTAACCAAAGAAGAGGGTGGCCGCCATACACCATTCTTTAAGGGCTACCGTCCCCAGTTTTACTTCCGGACCACAGACGTGACCGGCATCGTAGAACTACCCGAAGGTGTAGAGATGGTAATGCCCGGGGATAACATCAAGATGGAAATAGACTTAATTATCCCCATCGCTATTGAAGAGGGACTGCGCTTCGCTATCCGCGAAGGCGGACGCACTGTTGGTGCCGGAGTTGTAAGCGCAATTTCAGAGTAG
- the rpsS gene encoding 30S ribosomal protein S19 produces MGRSLKKGPYCDPKLLKKIEEMNENEQKRVIKTWSRSSTIFPQFVGHTIAVHGGRKHIPIYITEDMVGHKLGEFAPTRTFKGHGSHTERSTSLK; encoded by the coding sequence ATGGGAAGATCCTTAAAAAAAGGTCCATATTGCGATCCCAAATTGCTTAAGAAGATAGAAGAAATGAATGAAAATGAACAAAAGCGAGTAATTAAAACCTGGTCGCGCAGTTCTACCATATTTCCACAGTTTGTCGGTCATACTATAGCGGTGCATGGTGGCAGGAAACACATTCCCATTTACATCACTGAAGATATGGTTGGGCATAAACTAGGTGAATTTGCACCTACTAGAACGTTCAAAGGACATGGATCACATACGGAACGTTCCACATCTTTGAAATAG
- the rplC gene encoding 50S ribosomal protein L3, with the protein MSRAILGRKVGMTQIFTEDGSFIPVTVIEAGPCVVVQKKTVETDGYNAIQIGFANQKPGAVTKPIKGHFNKADVKPLRYLREIRVDNPDDYQVGQEVKIEDIFKAGDFVDVTGISKGKGFTGSIKAHGFSRGPMSHGSHYHRGSGALGSLGPNRVFKGRPLPGRRGSDRVTVQKLEVVKTDNEQNLLLVKGSVPGAKKTIMMVKDSVKA; encoded by the coding sequence ATGAGCAGAGCAATTCTAGGTAGGAAAGTTGGAATGACTCAGATATTTACCGAGGACGGCAGCTTTATTCCTGTTACGGTTATCGAAGCCGGTCCCTGTGTAGTAGTACAGAAAAAAACGGTAGAGACTGATGGTTATAATGCAATTCAGATTGGATTTGCCAACCAGAAACCTGGTGCCGTGACCAAACCTATCAAGGGCCATTTTAACAAAGCGGATGTCAAACCATTAAGATACCTTCGGGAAATTCGCGTTGATAATCCGGATGATTATCAAGTGGGTCAAGAAGTTAAAATCGAAGATATCTTCAAGGCCGGTGACTTTGTTGATGTTACGGGAATATCTAAGGGTAAAGGATTTACAGGCAGCATTAAAGCCCATGGCTTCAGCAGAGGCCCTATGAGTCACGGTTCTCATTACCATCGCGGTTCGGGCGCATTGGGCTCGTTAGGTCCTAACCGGGTATTTAAAGGCCGACCATTGCCTGGCAGAAGAGGCAGTGACAGAGTCACCGTTCAAAAGTTAGAAGTAGTTAAAACTGATAACGAACAGAATTTACTCTTGGTAAAAGGTTCTGTGCCGGGTGCTAAAAAAACTATTATGATGGTTAAAGACTCGGTTAAGGCTTAA
- the rpsG gene encoding 30S ribosomal protein S7 has translation MPRRGSVPKQEILPDPIYGSIRITKLINQMMLDGKKSISEKIVYGALDIIADRTGKEANEIFEQAMKNIMPVLEVKARRVGGANYQVPVEVRPERRETLAIRWLTNYSRQRGGKNLQDKLASELMDAANNTGGAVKKKEDTHKMAEANKAFAHYRW, from the coding sequence ATGCCGCGAAGGGGATCTGTACCTAAGCAGGAGATTCTGCCGGATCCGATTTATGGCAGCATTAGAATTACCAAGTTAATTAATCAGATGATGCTGGATGGTAAAAAGAGCATTTCAGAAAAGATAGTCTACGGTGCGTTGGATATTATTGCTGACAGAACAGGCAAAGAAGCTAACGAGATATTCGAGCAAGCGATGAAAAACATTATGCCTGTATTGGAAGTTAAAGCGCGTCGCGTTGGTGGTGCTAACTACCAGGTTCCCGTAGAAGTGCGTCCTGAAAGACGTGAAACCTTGGCTATTCGTTGGTTAACCAATTATTCACGTCAGCGGGGTGGCAAAAACCTGCAGGATAAGTTGGCATCTGAATTGATGGATGCTGCTAATAACACAGGGGGCGCTGTCAAGAAGAAAGAAGATACGCATAAAATGGCGGAGGCCAACAAGGCGTTCGCGCATTATCGCTGGTAG
- the fusA gene encoding elongation factor G — MARQVSLEKTRNIGIMAHIDAGKTTTTERILFYTGKVHKLGEVHDGAATMDWMVQEQERGITITSAATTCFWRDHRINIIDTPGHVDFTVEVERSLRVLDGAVAVFCSVGGVEPQSETVWRQADKYGVPRIAYINKMDRVGADFFRGTNMIRDRLGANPVAMQLPIGSEENFQGIVDLIRNRAIIYVDDLGTRSDETDIPEDMQEIAQEYREKLLEAVADSDETLMEKYLNGEEISAGEIKEAVRKATLAVDIIPVFCGSSFKNKGVQLLLDGVVDYMPAPTDVPPIQGIIPDTDEEGKRIADDSEPFSALAFKIATDPYVGKLCFFRVYSGTLKSGSYLYNAATGKRERIGRILLMHANHREEVEEVYTGDIAGAVGLKNTSTGDTLCDSDHPIMLESMQFPEPVIDVAIEPKTKADQEKMGIALQKLAEEDPTFRVYTDHETGQTIIQGMGELHLEIIIDRLLREFRVDANVGRPQVAYKETIRGAVKAEGKFIRQSGGRGQYGHVRVELEPLEPGSGIEFVDKIVGGSVPKEYIAPVEAGIREAAENGVMAGYPAIDFRATLYDGSYHDVDSSEMAFKIAGSMAFKDGTRKASPVLLEPMMKVEVTVPEEYMGDIIGDVSSRRGKVEGMEPRAGAQIIRAFVPLSEMFGYATDLRSKTQGRGTYVMQFDHYDEVPKNIAEKIIEKRTL; from the coding sequence GTGGCTCGTCAAGTCTCATTAGAAAAAACTAGGAATATTGGAATTATGGCACATATCGATGCAGGAAAGACCACAACTACCGAGCGCATCTTGTTCTATACTGGTAAGGTGCATAAGTTAGGTGAGGTTCATGATGGTGCTGCGACGATGGACTGGATGGTTCAGGAGCAGGAAAGAGGCATTACTATTACCTCCGCTGCTACTACATGTTTTTGGCGAGATCACCGCATAAATATCATAGATACACCAGGGCACGTTGACTTCACTGTAGAGGTGGAACGTTCCTTGCGTGTGTTGGACGGGGCGGTGGCTGTTTTCTGCTCTGTAGGCGGGGTGGAACCTCAGTCTGAAACAGTATGGCGTCAGGCGGATAAGTATGGGGTGCCAAGAATTGCATATATCAACAAGATGGATAGAGTCGGAGCGGATTTTTTCCGCGGGACTAATATGATTCGAGATCGTCTGGGCGCTAACCCGGTAGCTATGCAACTGCCCATAGGTTCGGAGGAGAATTTCCAGGGTATTGTGGATTTAATTCGCAATAGGGCAATTATATATGTGGATGATCTAGGTACTCGCAGTGACGAAACGGATATTCCCGAAGACATGCAGGAGATAGCTCAGGAATATCGAGAAAAGCTTTTGGAAGCAGTTGCGGATTCTGATGAAACGTTAATGGAGAAATACCTAAACGGGGAAGAAATTTCTGCCGGAGAAATTAAAGAGGCAGTGAGAAAGGCCACGTTGGCGGTAGATATAATTCCAGTTTTTTGTGGGTCCTCTTTTAAGAATAAAGGGGTTCAGCTTTTGCTGGATGGGGTTGTAGACTATATGCCTGCACCTACCGACGTCCCTCCCATTCAGGGTATTATTCCTGATACTGACGAGGAAGGAAAGCGGATTGCTGACGATTCTGAGCCGTTTTCCGCATTGGCTTTTAAGATTGCTACCGACCCATATGTGGGTAAGTTATGCTTCTTTAGAGTTTATTCGGGAACCTTGAAGTCTGGGTCCTATCTTTATAATGCGGCTACGGGCAAGAGAGAACGTATTGGGCGGATATTGTTAATGCACGCTAACCATCGGGAAGAAGTGGAGGAAGTTTACACCGGTGACATTGCCGGTGCAGTAGGATTAAAGAATACTTCTACCGGTGATACATTATGTGATAGCGACCATCCTATTATGCTGGAATCCATGCAGTTCCCTGAACCTGTCATTGATGTAGCCATCGAGCCCAAAACCAAGGCGGACCAAGAAAAGATGGGCATTGCACTACAGAAACTAGCGGAGGAAGACCCCACTTTCCGTGTCTATACTGACCATGAAACTGGCCAGACGATTATTCAGGGCATGGGGGAGCTTCACTTAGAAATTATTATAGACCGCTTGCTACGTGAATTTAGGGTTGATGCTAATGTCGGCCGGCCGCAGGTGGCTTATAAAGAAACTATCCGAGGTGCTGTGAAGGCCGAAGGTAAATTTATTCGCCAGAGTGGCGGACGTGGTCAATATGGGCATGTTCGGGTAGAACTTGAACCACTTGAACCGGGTAGCGGCATAGAATTCGTCGATAAAATTGTAGGCGGTTCGGTGCCGAAAGAATATATTGCGCCTGTGGAGGCCGGTATTCGCGAGGCAGCCGAAAACGGTGTCATGGCCGGATATCCCGCTATTGACTTCCGCGCTACATTGTATGATGGGTCTTATCATGATGTTGACTCCTCGGAAATGGCCTTTAAGATTGCTGGATCAATGGCTTTTAAAGATGGTACGAGAAAGGCAAGTCCAGTGCTGCTAGAGCCAATGATGAAGGTTGAGGTAACAGTCCCGGAAGAATACATGGGCGATATAATTGGTGATGTTAGTTCCCGCCGGGGCAAGGTGGAAGGCATGGAACCGCGGGCGGGTGCCCAGATAATTCGTGCGTTTGTACCTTTATCGGAAATGTTCGGTTATGCTACTGACCTGCGTTCTAAGACTCAGGGAAGAGGTACTTACGTAATGCAGTTCGACCATTATGATGAAGTGCCCAAGAATATTGCTGAGAAAATTATTGAAAAAAGAACACTTTAA